Proteins encoded in a region of the Methylosinus trichosporium OB3b genome:
- a CDS encoding glutamine synthetase beta-grasp domain-containing protein: MPKYKLEYLWLDGYKPVPNLRGKTQIKHFDRFPTLEELPLWGFDGSSTQQAEGRSSDCVLKPVSVFPDSTRTNGALVMCEVMMPDGVTPHPSNARATILDDEGAWFGFEQEYFFYKNGRPLGFPESGFPAPQGPYYTGVGYKNVGEIARQIVEEHLDICLEAGINHEGINAEVAKGQWEFQVFGKGSRKAADEMWVARYILLRLAEKYGIDIEFHCKPLGNTDWNGSGMHANFSTAYLREVGGKAYFEQLMSAFEKAKDAHIAVYGPDNHLRLTGLHETASINTFSWGVADRGASIRVPHSFVKNDYRGYLEDRRPNSQGDPYQIASQILKTISTVPTR, translated from the coding sequence ATGCCCAAATACAAGCTCGAGTATCTCTGGCTCGACGGCTATAAGCCGGTGCCGAATCTACGCGGCAAAACGCAGATCAAACATTTCGACCGCTTCCCGACGCTCGAGGAGCTGCCGCTCTGGGGCTTCGACGGCAGCTCGACGCAGCAGGCCGAGGGCCGCAGTTCCGACTGCGTGCTGAAGCCCGTCTCCGTCTTCCCGGACAGCACGCGCACCAATGGCGCGCTGGTGATGTGCGAGGTGATGATGCCGGACGGCGTGACGCCGCATCCGTCCAACGCGCGCGCCACCATTCTCGACGACGAGGGCGCCTGGTTCGGCTTCGAGCAGGAATATTTCTTCTACAAGAACGGCCGTCCGCTCGGCTTTCCCGAGTCCGGCTTCCCGGCGCCGCAGGGGCCCTATTACACTGGCGTCGGCTATAAGAACGTCGGCGAGATCGCGCGCCAGATCGTCGAGGAGCATCTCGACATCTGCCTCGAGGCCGGCATCAATCACGAAGGCATCAACGCCGAGGTGGCCAAGGGCCAGTGGGAGTTCCAGGTGTTCGGCAAGGGCTCGCGCAAAGCCGCCGACGAGATGTGGGTGGCGCGCTACATCCTGCTGCGCCTCGCCGAGAAATACGGCATCGACATCGAGTTCCACTGCAAGCCGCTCGGCAACACCGATTGGAACGGCTCCGGCATGCACGCCAATTTCTCGACCGCTTATCTGCGCGAGGTCGGCGGCAAAGCCTATTTCGAGCAGCTGATGAGCGCGTTCGAGAAGGCTAAGGACGCGCATATCGCGGTCTATGGACCGGATAATCATCTGCGCTTGACCGGCCTGCACGAAACCGCGTCGATCAACACATTCAGCTGGGGCGTCGCCGATCGTGGAGCCTCGATCCGCGTGCCGCACAGCTTCGTCAAGAACGATTACAGAGGCTATCTGGAAGATCGCCGTCCGAACTCGCAAGGAGACCCCTACCAGATCGCCTCGCAGATTCTGAAGACGATCTCGACCGTGCCGACACGTTGA
- the mtnC gene encoding acireductone synthase produces the protein MSEPLRAVLIDIEGVMAPMAFMTETLIPLAAQRLGSYIVEHAEDEVVEEALEETGRLMGGYELEPAQAESLLLRWMKQGRKATPLKILQGLVWEEAYEAGSLQGELYPDVSAALAAWAAAGLRLFVYSSNSAPAQKLLLTRCGSAEVTGRFEDFFDTSLGQKIEPGSYRDICERLGLPAASILLLSESEEELDAARTAGLATIRIARDGPVDSGHAVSPDLASLNIGQ, from the coding sequence ATGAGCGAGCCTCTGCGCGCCGTTCTGATCGACATCGAAGGCGTCATGGCGCCCATGGCCTTCATGACCGAGACGCTTATCCCGCTCGCCGCGCAGCGGCTCGGGAGCTATATTGTCGAGCATGCCGAGGACGAGGTGGTGGAGGAGGCGCTCGAGGAGACCGGGCGGCTCATGGGCGGCTATGAGCTCGAGCCCGCGCAGGCGGAATCGCTGCTGCTGCGCTGGATGAAGCAGGGGCGCAAGGCGACGCCGCTGAAAATCCTCCAGGGTCTCGTCTGGGAGGAGGCCTATGAGGCGGGCAGTCTGCAGGGCGAGCTCTATCCCGATGTGAGCGCCGCTCTCGCCGCCTGGGCCGCCGCCGGCCTGCGCCTCTTCGTCTATTCCTCCAATTCGGCTCCCGCGCAGAAGCTGCTGCTGACCCGCTGCGGCTCCGCGGAAGTGACCGGACGGTTCGAGGATTTCTTCGACACCTCGCTCGGCCAGAAGATCGAGCCCGGCTCCTATCGCGACATCTGCGAGCGGCTGGGCCTGCCTGCGGCGTCGATCCTGCTGCTGTCGGAAAGCGAGGAGGAGCTGGACGCCGCCAGGACCGCCGGGCTCGCGACCATCCGCATCGCGCGCGACGGGCCGGTCGACAGCGGCCATGCCGTCAGCCCCGATCTCGCCTCTCTGAACATCGGACAGTGA
- the glnA gene encoding type I glutamate--ammonia ligase produces MTTAKDVLKQIADNDVKYVDFRFTDPRGKWQHVTFDVSIVDEDALNEGIMFDGSSIAGWKAINESDMTLLPDLSTVTTDPFFAASTLSIVCDVVEPTTGQPYNRDPRGIAKKAQAYLQSTGVGDTSFFGPEAEFFVFDDVRFSTDPYNTGFTVDSVELPTNSDTAYEGGNLGHRVRTKGGYFPVPPIDSAQDMRGEMLAAMASMGVKVEKHHHEVASAQHELGLKFATLVEVADHLQIYKYAIHQVAHSYGKTATFMPKPVYGDNGSGMHVHQSIWKEGKPVFAGDKYAGLSQECLWYIGGIIKHAKALNAFTNPSTNSYKRLVPGFEAPVLLAYSSRNRSASCRIPFATSPKAKRVEVRFPDPTANPYLAFSAMLMAGLDGIANKIDPGQPSDKDLYDLPPEELKAIPTVCGSLREALDSLKADYGFLTAGGVFNEDFILSYIDLKYQDVYRFEMAPHPVEYDMYYSY; encoded by the coding sequence ATGACGACGGCCAAGGACGTTCTCAAGCAGATCGCCGACAACGACGTGAAATATGTGGATTTCCGCTTTACGGATCCGCGCGGCAAGTGGCAGCATGTCACTTTCGACGTGTCGATCGTCGACGAGGATGCGCTGAACGAAGGCATCATGTTCGACGGCTCCTCCATCGCCGGCTGGAAGGCGATCAACGAGTCCGACATGACGCTGCTGCCCGACCTCTCCACGGTCACGACCGATCCGTTCTTCGCCGCCTCCACCCTGTCGATCGTCTGCGACGTCGTCGAGCCGACCACCGGCCAGCCCTACAACCGCGACCCGCGCGGCATCGCCAAGAAGGCGCAGGCCTATCTGCAGTCGACCGGCGTCGGCGACACCTCCTTCTTCGGTCCGGAAGCCGAATTCTTCGTCTTCGACGACGTGCGCTTCTCCACCGATCCCTACAACACCGGCTTCACCGTCGATTCGGTCGAGCTGCCGACCAATTCCGACACGGCCTATGAAGGTGGCAATCTCGGCCATCGCGTGCGCACCAAGGGCGGCTATTTCCCGGTTCCGCCGATCGACTCCGCCCAGGACATGCGCGGCGAGATGCTGGCGGCCATGGCGTCGATGGGCGTAAAAGTCGAGAAGCACCATCACGAGGTCGCCTCCGCCCAGCACGAGCTCGGCCTGAAGTTCGCGACGCTCGTCGAGGTCGCCGACCATCTGCAGATCTACAAATATGCGATCCATCAGGTCGCGCATTCCTACGGCAAGACGGCGACCTTCATGCCGAAGCCGGTCTATGGCGACAATGGCTCGGGCATGCATGTCCACCAGTCGATCTGGAAGGAAGGCAAGCCGGTGTTCGCGGGCGACAAATACGCCGGCCTCTCCCAGGAGTGCCTGTGGTATATCGGCGGCATCATCAAGCACGCCAAGGCGCTGAACGCCTTCACCAATCCGTCGACGAACTCCTATAAGCGCCTGGTTCCGGGCTTCGAGGCGCCGGTGCTGCTCGCCTATTCGTCGCGCAACCGCTCGGCCTCCTGCCGCATTCCCTTCGCGACCAGCCCGAAGGCGAAGCGCGTCGAGGTTCGCTTCCCCGATCCGACAGCGAACCCCTATCTCGCCTTCTCGGCCATGCTGATGGCCGGCCTCGACGGCATCGCCAACAAGATCGATCCGGGCCAGCCCTCCGACAAGGACCTGTACGACCTGCCGCCGGAGGAGCTGAAGGCGATCCCGACGGTGTGCGGCTCGCTGCGCGAGGCGCTCGACAGCCTGAAGGCCGACTACGGCTTCCTGACCGCTGGCGGCGTCTTCAACGAGGACTTCATCCTCTCCTACATCGACCTGAAGTATCAGGACGTCTATCGCTTCGAGATGGCGCCCCACCCGGTCGAATACGACATGTATTACAGCTACTGA
- a CDS encoding class I SAM-dependent methyltransferase yields the protein MTDAKVAATRKFIIETAERLGVEFKARFEALKAAGDPEHLSPSLGFAGGGRTLGPDGGLNPVAPAKYFFDSPRLVDRFIDLLPYFEGPSTTFDIGVGPGTLLVLLREIYGQKVCGIDVELEQRGPYKALRQAYGLTDVVFEHWVRPFQGLPIPPGTEQVVVFSPAFHSEWKVPEYEFFIEDCRAKMTGPKRLILFFNLKGFTAEGRRYFAVAARRPRPEYKNFFIMEL from the coding sequence ATGACTGACGCTAAAGTCGCTGCTACGCGTAAATTCATCATTGAAACCGCCGAACGGCTCGGCGTAGAATTCAAAGCTCGTTTCGAGGCGTTGAAAGCCGCCGGAGATCCGGAGCACCTTTCGCCTTCGCTCGGATTCGCTGGCGGTGGCAGAACCCTTGGGCCAGATGGGGGGCTTAATCCTGTCGCGCCAGCAAAATATTTTTTCGATTCTCCTCGATTAGTCGATCGCTTTATCGACCTTCTGCCGTATTTCGAGGGACCATCGACGACATTCGACATCGGCGTTGGCCCAGGCACTTTGCTCGTGCTCCTTCGTGAAATCTATGGGCAGAAGGTTTGCGGTATCGACGTGGAACTCGAACAGCGAGGCCCTTATAAGGCGTTGCGACAGGCGTATGGGCTCACTGACGTCGTGTTTGAACACTGGGTGCGTCCTTTCCAGGGATTGCCAATTCCTCCTGGGACCGAGCAGGTGGTTGTTTTTAGCCCCGCCTTTCATTCTGAATGGAAAGTGCCAGAATATGAGTTTTTTATCGAAGATTGCCGAGCCAAAATGACTGGTCCTAAAAGGCTAATTTTGTTTTTCAATCTAAAAGGATTCACCGCTGAAGGTCGGCGTTACTTTGCTGTCGCCGCGCGACGGCCTCGTCCCGAATACAAGAATTTCTTCATCATGGAGCTTTGA
- a CDS encoding 2Fe-2S iron-sulfur cluster-binding protein encodes MTKFTLETRDGTRSEIAGKDRATMMKLIRKSGVQELLAECGGSCTCATCQIYVDLPEGVAMPPIETAEAIMLAKAPNRRLNSRLACQMKFDSSLDGMHVCIAPEDFSQM; translated from the coding sequence ATGACGAAATTCACGCTCGAGACGCGCGACGGAACGCGATCGGAGATCGCCGGCAAGGATCGCGCGACGATGATGAAGCTGATCCGCAAATCGGGCGTGCAGGAGCTGCTCGCGGAATGCGGCGGCAGCTGCACCTGCGCCACCTGCCAAATCTATGTCGATCTGCCCGAGGGCGTCGCCATGCCCCCGATCGAGACCGCCGAAGCCATCATGCTGGCCAAGGCGCCCAACCGCCGGCTCAATTCGCGTCTCGCCTGTCAGATGAAATTCGACTCGAGCCTCGATGGGATGCATGTCTGCATCGCGCCGGAGGATTTCAGTCAGATGTAA
- a CDS encoding DUF1800 domain-containing protein: protein MVQFSNARTAFFGSLVAYPLLISTGQSTETDSLPAESDLALMDAVTWGATSSTVSSFQTLGREKWLQGQLHPDPAHQLPQAAQEQIDALDISNKSVSEVVRTLDVQRRAIRLAKNQNEKAEAKKIFRAAMDNIARQAATASIINSLYSQDQLLQRMTWFWFNHFNVFQNKADIRLLIGDYESVAVRPRAMGRFRDLLMATVRHPAMIRYLDNAENAVGHLNENYAREIIELHTMGIGSGYSQKDVEELARILTGIGIQRNGVSQEQTPEPQRQIITDGLFEFDSKRHDFGNKIFLGQRIHGRGLAEVEQAIDILCKQPATASHIARRIAIYFVSDDPPQTLVDRLSRTFQKTDGDIAAVLDTLFHSHEFDHARGNRFKDPVKYVLSAVRLAYDGMIVSNTAPIQKWLDRLGEGLYKRQTPDGYPMVSSSWNGPGQMMTRFEIAHNISSNSVRLFEPKSRDVSRSALPSIKSGAYFDTLKLKLKPSTLATLNGAASPQDWNMLFLSSPEFMY, encoded by the coding sequence ATGGTGCAATTCAGCAATGCGAGGACCGCGTTTTTTGGCAGCCTAGTGGCTTATCCGCTGCTCATTTCAACCGGGCAGTCGACGGAGACAGACAGCCTCCCGGCCGAGAGCGACCTTGCCCTGATGGATGCGGTCACTTGGGGCGCCACCTCGTCGACAGTGTCCAGTTTTCAGACTTTGGGCCGAGAAAAATGGCTGCAGGGGCAACTCCACCCAGATCCTGCCCATCAACTTCCACAAGCAGCGCAAGAACAGATCGACGCGCTCGATATTAGCAATAAATCCGTCTCTGAGGTCGTCAGGACGCTCGACGTCCAGCGTCGAGCAATCCGTCTAGCGAAAAACCAAAACGAAAAGGCAGAGGCAAAAAAAATTTTCCGGGCTGCGATGGATAATATCGCACGACAAGCCGCAACAGCAAGCATCATCAATTCACTATATTCACAAGATCAGCTACTTCAGAGAATGACGTGGTTCTGGTTCAACCATTTTAATGTGTTTCAAAATAAAGCAGACATAAGATTACTTATAGGTGACTATGAAAGCGTGGCAGTCCGTCCGCGGGCGATGGGTCGGTTCCGTGATTTGTTGATGGCTACAGTGCGACATCCGGCGATGATTCGATATCTTGACAACGCCGAAAATGCGGTTGGTCATCTCAACGAGAATTATGCGCGTGAGATCATCGAGTTGCATACGATGGGAATTGGATCTGGCTATAGCCAGAAAGACGTCGAAGAACTTGCCCGCATCCTGACAGGCATCGGCATACAGCGTAACGGGGTTAGCCAGGAGCAAACCCCGGAGCCCCAACGGCAGATTATAACAGATGGGCTTTTCGAGTTCGATTCGAAGCGGCATGACTTCGGCAATAAGATTTTTTTAGGTCAGCGCATACATGGACGCGGCCTCGCAGAAGTTGAGCAAGCGATAGACATTCTCTGCAAGCAACCGGCAACGGCCAGTCATATCGCCCGTCGAATTGCAATTTATTTTGTTTCGGATGACCCACCCCAAACATTGGTTGATAGGCTGTCGCGAACCTTCCAGAAAACAGATGGCGACATAGCGGCAGTGCTAGACACCTTGTTCCATTCGCATGAATTCGATCATGCGCGCGGAAATCGTTTCAAGGACCCGGTGAAATACGTCCTTTCAGCTGTCCGACTAGCCTACGACGGCATGATTGTCTCCAACACGGCTCCGATCCAAAAATGGTTGGATCGTCTAGGCGAAGGTCTTTACAAGCGCCAGACACCCGACGGCTACCCGATGGTCTCCTCTAGTTGGAACGGGCCAGGTCAAATGATGACTCGATTTGAGATCGCTCATAACATCAGCTCGAACTCCGTGCGGCTCTTCGAACCGAAGAGCCGAGACGTAAGCCGATCCGCGCTTCCATCGATCAAAAGCGGGGCCTACTTCGACACCCTGAAGCTGAAGCTGAAGCCGTCGACTCTCGCAACGCTGAACGGGGCGGCTTCGCCACAAGATTGGAATATGTTGTTCCTCTCGTCTCCTGAATTCATGTACTGA
- the sseA gene encoding 3-mercaptopyruvate sulfurtransferase: MTRPDPQNLFVTTQWLAEHLHAPDLLVLDASWHMPAAGRDAHAEYLAGHIPGAVFFDIDAIADHSTDLPHMLPDAVAFSSAVRKLGFGDGMRAVVYDSVGLFSAPRLWWTLQVFGANEVSILDGGLPAWIAEGRPLEEGPATRQPRHFTPRVDHGLVADAEDVKKALAVGSAQVVDVRASERFRGLAPEPRPGLRSGHMPGALNLPFGALVEQGRLKDRAALEGAFAGAGVDPDRPIIASCGSGLTASILSLALAATGRRPATVYDGSWSEWGARGDCPVVIEV, from the coding sequence ATGACGAGACCCGATCCGCAGAACCTGTTCGTCACCACGCAATGGCTCGCCGAGCACCTGCACGCCCCGGACCTCCTCGTCCTCGACGCCTCCTGGCACATGCCGGCGGCAGGGCGCGACGCCCACGCGGAATATCTGGCGGGCCACATTCCCGGGGCGGTCTTCTTCGACATCGACGCGATCGCCGATCATTCGACCGACCTGCCGCACATGCTGCCGGACGCCGTGGCCTTCTCCTCGGCGGTGCGCAAGCTCGGCTTCGGCGACGGCATGCGCGCCGTCGTCTACGACAGCGTCGGCCTGTTCTCGGCGCCGCGCCTGTGGTGGACCTTGCAGGTGTTCGGCGCGAACGAGGTGTCGATCCTCGACGGCGGCCTGCCGGCCTGGATCGCCGAGGGACGCCCGCTCGAAGAGGGGCCGGCGACACGCCAGCCCCGGCATTTCACGCCCCGCGTCGACCATGGCCTCGTCGCCGACGCCGAGGATGTGAAGAAGGCGCTCGCCGTCGGCTCGGCGCAGGTCGTCGACGTGCGCGCGTCGGAGCGATTCCGCGGGCTCGCGCCCGAGCCGCGACCGGGGCTGCGCTCCGGCCATATGCCCGGCGCGCTCAACCTGCCCTTCGGCGCGCTGGTCGAGCAAGGCCGGCTGAAGGACCGCGCGGCGCTCGAGGGCGCCTTCGCTGGGGCCGGCGTCGACCCCGACCGCCCGATCATCGCGAGCTGCGGATCGGGCCTCACCGCCTCGATCCTGAGCCTCGCGCTCGCCGCCACGGGGCGCCGGCCGGCGACGGTCTATGACGGCTCCTGGTCGGAATGGGGCGCGCGCGGCGATTGCCCCGTCGTCATCGAGGTTTGA
- a CDS encoding DUF1501 domain-containing protein has translation MSLNRRQLIQGFAASIAPMTSAGRVWAAPQTNARLLIVFLRGGYDAANVVIPVSSDFYYEARPRLAIARPDPLVATSALPLDQNWGLHPALRETIFPLFQQGQVAFVPFAGIHDLTRSHFETQDAIELGLQTSQTRDYLSGFMARLASVLTRARPISFTDQVPLAFHGGDAIPNFAINNLSKPGIDSRQEKLIATMYSDSRLSQQVQEGFRVRNEIYQTVVEQETQPGRTVAVPKHFELSADRIGRLMRDRFNLGFVDVGGWDTHANQGAADGYLADRIRELGRGLKRFAEQIGPQWDNTVIVVLSEFGRTFRENGSRGTDHGHGSVYWVLGGGVRGGRIMGEQIDVDQRHLFENRDYPVLTDYRSLLGGLFQRMFGLNKKDVEHVFAAAQPIDVGLI, from the coding sequence ATGAGTCTCAATCGCCGTCAACTGATCCAAGGATTTGCGGCGTCGATCGCGCCCATGACTAGCGCCGGGCGAGTCTGGGCGGCGCCGCAAACTAACGCTCGGCTGCTCATCGTGTTCCTGCGAGGCGGTTATGACGCCGCGAATGTTGTTATCCCCGTCAGCAGCGACTTCTACTATGAAGCGCGCCCGCGATTGGCAATCGCACGTCCGGATCCGCTCGTCGCGACGTCCGCTTTGCCTCTAGATCAGAATTGGGGGCTCCATCCCGCCTTACGAGAAACGATATTTCCTTTGTTTCAGCAAGGTCAAGTGGCATTCGTGCCTTTCGCTGGCATCCATGATTTGACGCGTAGTCACTTCGAGACCCAGGACGCGATCGAGCTTGGCCTGCAGACCAGCCAGACCCGTGATTACCTCTCCGGTTTCATGGCGCGGCTCGCCAGTGTCCTGACACGAGCTCGACCCATCTCATTCACCGATCAAGTGCCCCTCGCATTTCATGGCGGCGACGCGATTCCCAATTTTGCGATCAACAACCTCAGCAAGCCCGGCATCGATTCGCGCCAAGAGAAACTTATCGCCACGATGTACTCGGATAGCCGACTCTCGCAGCAAGTGCAGGAAGGTTTTCGCGTCCGCAATGAAATCTATCAAACGGTTGTCGAGCAGGAGACACAGCCAGGCCGAACCGTTGCCGTACCGAAACACTTCGAGCTTTCTGCGGACCGTATCGGTCGTTTGATGCGTGATCGGTTTAATTTGGGCTTTGTCGACGTAGGCGGCTGGGACACGCATGCAAACCAAGGAGCGGCCGACGGCTATCTCGCAGACAGAATCCGCGAACTTGGGCGAGGTCTCAAGCGTTTTGCGGAGCAAATCGGCCCGCAATGGGATAATACTGTCATCGTTGTCCTGTCGGAGTTCGGGCGCACTTTTCGAGAGAATGGGAGTCGTGGAACCGACCACGGTCACGGCAGTGTCTATTGGGTGCTCGGCGGTGGCGTCAGAGGCGGTCGCATCATGGGCGAACAGATAGACGTCGATCAGCGGCATCTGTTCGAGAATCGCGACTACCCCGTTCTGACCGACTATCGTTCGCTGCTCGGCGGCCTGTTTCAACGGATGTTCGGACTTAATAAGAAAGATGTGGAGCACGTTTTCGCGGCCGCGCAACCGATAGATGTTGGACTAATCTAA
- a CDS encoding P-II family nitrogen regulator, with product MKKIEAIIKPFKLDEVKEALQVAGLQGITVTEAKGFGRQKGHTELYRGAEYVVDFLPKVKIEIVLADDTVDRAIEAIRKAAQTGRIGDGKIFVSNVEGAIRIRTGETGADAI from the coding sequence ATGAAGAAAATCGAGGCGATCATCAAACCCTTCAAGCTCGATGAAGTAAAAGAGGCGCTGCAAGTCGCCGGCCTGCAAGGCATTACTGTCACCGAGGCGAAGGGTTTCGGTCGCCAGAAAGGGCACACCGAGCTCTATCGCGGCGCGGAATATGTGGTCGACTTCCTGCCCAAGGTGAAGATCGAGATCGTGCTCGCGGACGACACCGTCGATCGCGCGATCGAGGCGATCCGCAAAGCCGCGCAGACGGGCCGCATCGGCGACGGAAAGATTTTCGTCTCCAATGTCGAAGGCGCGATCCGAATCCGCACCGGCGAGACCGGGGCGGACGCGATCTGA